From Sphingomonas hengshuiensis, one genomic window encodes:
- a CDS encoding class I SAM-dependent methyltransferase, which translates to MTAQSPANVDQAAPARAGERARQRFISKLRRKVLVDLAGDMKQSFVDDIAPAAEKRSGAPLGNAVAVRRAMEDTPIYKFYSSSRYKAQEMVWESVRPQVERNLDQLTQIARAATSNCGGTLRLDPTLEIPRYVSELDVHLMPGCFHSEYQPDDVAQGAIYSYGIGVFYGGLPSVQKGSGPAATIAQFIKSAYPDFKPKRILDIGCTTGHGTIPYSFAFPEAEVHGVDVGAPLLRYGHARAAAEGIPIHFSQQNAERLDFEDASFDVVTSSFFFHEVPVKSTREILRECYRILKPGGLMIHFELPPECEVDPYTNFYLDWDAYNNNEPYYTGFRGQSLVALCEEAGFGRDKYIQQQLFNLSTVPQEQFDACARGEIKAPVILNGGSWFTFGAWK; encoded by the coding sequence ATGACCGCTCAGTCCCCAGCGAACGTCGATCAAGCCGCCCCCGCGCGCGCCGGCGAGCGGGCGCGACAGCGCTTCATCTCCAAGCTGCGCCGCAAGGTGCTGGTCGATCTCGCCGGCGACATGAAACAAAGCTTTGTCGACGATATCGCGCCCGCAGCGGAAAAGCGCAGCGGCGCGCCGCTCGGAAATGCGGTCGCAGTGCGCCGCGCGATGGAAGATACGCCGATCTACAAATTCTACTCGAGCAGTCGCTACAAGGCGCAGGAAATGGTTTGGGAATCGGTTCGCCCGCAGGTCGAACGCAACCTCGACCAGCTGACGCAGATCGCGCGCGCGGCGACCAGCAATTGCGGCGGCACGTTGCGCCTCGATCCGACGCTGGAAATTCCCCGCTATGTGTCCGAGTTGGACGTGCACCTGATGCCGGGTTGTTTCCACAGCGAGTATCAACCCGACGACGTGGCCCAAGGCGCTATTTATTCCTATGGCATCGGCGTCTTTTACGGCGGCCTGCCAAGCGTGCAGAAGGGCAGCGGCCCTGCCGCGACGATCGCGCAATTCATCAAATCGGCCTATCCCGATTTCAAGCCGAAGCGCATTCTCGACATCGGCTGCACCACGGGCCACGGCACGATCCCGTACAGTTTCGCCTTTCCCGAAGCCGAGGTTCACGGCGTCGATGTCGGCGCGCCGCTGCTGCGCTATGGACATGCCCGGGCTGCCGCAGAAGGCATTCCGATCCACTTTTCGCAGCAGAATGCGGAACGTCTGGATTTTGAAGATGCGAGCTTCGATGTCGTGACATCCAGCTTTTTCTTCCACGAAGTCCCGGTCAAATCGACCCGCGAAATTCTAAGGGAATGCTACCGTATCCTGAAGCCCGGCGGCTTGATGATACATTTCGAGCTGCCACCCGAATGCGAAGTCGATCCCTATACCAACTTCTATCTGGACTGGGACGCGTATAATAATAACGAGCCCTATTATACCGGCTTTCGCGGCCAATCGCTGGTCGCTCTGTGCGAAGAGGCGGGGTTCGGACGGGACAAGTATATCCAGCAGCAATTGTTCAACCTGAGCACGGTGCCGCAGGAGCAGTTCGATGCCTGTGCCCGCGGGGAAATCAAGGCACCGGTCATCCTGAACGGCGGATCCTGGTTCACGTTCGGAGCATGGAAGTAA
- a CDS encoding SDR family NAD(P)-dependent oxidoreductase, producing MYDDLRAKSVLVTGSGRRGGLGIAIAARFAREGANVMLHDVAPADEAEGANVGSESELAAAAREICEAGGTAAYHAADLRDEGQVIQLVDAVVAAFGGIDILVNNAGVGFKFGPLLDMSAADWDLVLDVNLRGAFLAMKHAGRQMVAQPERQGWGRGRIISIGSRASKSGSAWAGAYSSSKHGLVGLTRSLALELAPHAITVNAVCPNHVTTQLGSWQNDFMAQAKGQTVDDYLADMRSRIPLGRVGEASDTANACAFLASGQAIYVTGEAMNVSGGEEYH from the coding sequence ATGTATGATGATTTACGCGCCAAATCCGTCCTCGTAACCGGATCGGGCCGTCGCGGCGGCCTGGGGATTGCGATCGCCGCGCGCTTCGCGCGCGAAGGCGCGAACGTCATGTTGCACGACGTCGCCCCTGCGGACGAAGCCGAGGGGGCGAATGTCGGCTCGGAAAGCGAACTTGCGGCGGCGGCCCGGGAAATCTGCGAAGCCGGCGGAACTGCGGCATATCATGCCGCCGACCTGCGCGACGAAGGCCAGGTGATCCAGCTGGTCGACGCCGTGGTCGCGGCGTTCGGCGGGATCGACATCCTCGTCAACAACGCCGGCGTAGGCTTCAAATTCGGCCCGCTGCTCGATATGTCCGCCGCCGATTGGGACCTTGTGCTGGACGTCAACCTGCGCGGCGCCTTCCTCGCCATGAAGCACGCCGGACGACAGATGGTAGCCCAGCCCGAACGGCAAGGCTGGGGACGCGGGCGCATCATCTCCATCGGCAGCCGCGCTTCCAAATCGGGATCGGCCTGGGCGGGCGCGTACAGCAGCTCCAAGCACGGGCTTGTCGGCCTGACCCGATCGCTCGCGCTCGAGCTTGCGCCGCATGCGATCACGGTGAATGCCGTATGCCCCAATCATGTGACGACCCAGCTCGGGTCGTGGCAGAATGATTTCATGGCGCAGGCCAAAGGCCAGACCGTCGACGACTATCTCGCCGACATGCGGTCGCGCATTCCCCTCGGCCGGGTGGGAGAGGCCAGCGATACCGCCAACGCCTGTGCGTTTCTCGCGTCGGGGCAAGCCATCTATGTCACCGGTGAGGCAATGAACGTCTCCGGCGGCGAAGAATATCATTGA
- a CDS encoding LacI family DNA-binding transcriptional regulator, with protein MEIGVMMRFTSNDVARLAGVSQSTVSRAFKGDTSMSPKTRDKVMAAAQKLSYVPNSFARNLTTQKSDIVAIVIGDLKNSFYTESLALFSRELRGRGKHLLLFSVDAVTETDSAVREILEYQVDGIILTAADASMTTAEICINRRIPVATFNRYVPGTRVNSICCDNVGGGETITDRLIEAGARSFVVVYGEKEATTNRDRLTGFERALKRAGIPKKNTRLLRGDYSYDGAFNAVAKCFAAGHRADAVLCLNDVMAMGAIDALRYEIGLDIPGEVMVAGFDDIPEAARPAYSLTTIRQPIETMVNDTLDLLGLGERKTPSTEVVRTIPGTLIERSTVRPRR; from the coding sequence ATGGAAATTGGGGTTATGATGCGGTTTACATCCAACGACGTCGCCAGGCTGGCCGGCGTATCGCAATCCACCGTTTCGCGGGCCTTCAAAGGCGACACCAGCATGTCGCCCAAAACGCGCGACAAGGTGATGGCCGCTGCGCAGAAACTCAGCTACGTGCCCAATTCCTTCGCCCGGAATCTCACGACCCAGAAATCCGACATCGTCGCGATCGTGATCGGCGATCTCAAGAACAGCTTTTACACCGAATCGCTCGCCCTGTTCAGCCGCGAGCTTCGGGGGCGCGGCAAGCACCTCCTGCTGTTCAGCGTGGATGCCGTGACCGAGACCGACAGCGCGGTACGCGAGATTCTGGAATATCAGGTCGACGGCATCATCCTGACCGCCGCCGATGCGTCGATGACGACCGCGGAAATCTGCATCAACCGCCGGATCCCGGTGGCGACCTTCAATCGGTATGTTCCCGGCACGCGCGTGAACAGCATATGCTGCGACAATGTCGGCGGCGGCGAAACCATCACCGACCGCCTGATCGAGGCGGGCGCGCGAAGCTTCGTCGTCGTTTACGGCGAAAAGGAAGCCACGACGAACCGCGACCGGCTCACGGGTTTCGAGAGGGCGCTGAAGCGCGCGGGTATCCCGAAGAAGAACACCCGCCTGCTGCGAGGCGATTATTCCTATGACGGCGCCTTCAACGCGGTCGCGAAATGCTTCGCCGCCGGCCATCGTGCAGACGCAGTCCTCTGCCTGAACGACGTCATGGCGATGGGCGCGATCGATGCGCTGCGGTACGAGATCGGGCTGGACATCCCCGGCGAGGTGATGGTCGCCGGATTCGACGATATCCCCGAAGCGGCGCGGCCCGCCTATAGCCTCACGACCATAAGACAACCTATTGAAACCATGGTCAACGACACGCTTGACCTCCTGGGTCTGGGGGAAAGGAAGACTCCGAGCACCGAGGTCGTCCGGACTATTCCGGGGACGTTGATCGAGCGCAGCACCGTGCGGCCGCGCCGCTGA
- a CDS encoding MFS transporter encodes MTDRLARRKESPLRNKSGPVDWSEVASAFRDLKGVPLRTFLICLCVWTVVNLEQSMFGYAMPAMVEDLGISIKTIGLVISLGFGAAIFGALLSGLLTDRFGRRIMLASCFGLSAVFYALQGFAGSVFGLAAARSGGAAISAGLSPITNSYVTETSPPRIRALMVGFLQIGFPLGWFLASMLVAPLLATFGWRAVFMVSLAVPVIAAIIFRFVPETPGFALVKASAVNRRPMKAQLGDLFSPRFRTLTLLCILAFFAKGGAYAGLAFYMPAFLHNVRGYDASVAAHVVGISYGIGIFGYLSASVVGEFFLSRRLTIVIWSWLGAASLIAFVWLPSKPIEDVIAFGIMAIFSFGTSAILTTFVLEQFPTRMRATGAACASASVSLGFAVLPVVVAMLVGEVGWQWAISLCVTPLLFISGLAVLWMPGVSEDLEIRDF; translated from the coding sequence ATGACGGATCGACTGGCACGGCGCAAAGAGTCTCCGCTGCGCAACAAGAGCGGCCCCGTTGACTGGTCCGAGGTGGCGTCGGCTTTCCGCGACCTTAAGGGTGTGCCGCTTCGGACCTTTCTGATCTGTCTGTGCGTGTGGACCGTCGTCAATCTGGAACAGTCGATGTTCGGCTATGCCATGCCGGCGATGGTCGAAGATCTTGGCATCTCGATAAAGACGATAGGCCTGGTCATTTCGCTGGGCTTTGGCGCGGCGATCTTCGGCGCTCTCCTCAGCGGGTTGCTGACCGATCGTTTCGGCCGACGCATCATGTTGGCAAGCTGCTTTGGCTTGTCGGCTGTTTTCTATGCGTTGCAGGGATTCGCCGGGAGTGTTTTTGGCCTGGCCGCCGCCCGCTCCGGCGGCGCTGCGATCAGCGCCGGCCTGTCGCCGATCACCAATTCCTACGTCACCGAAACGTCGCCGCCGCGTATCCGCGCGCTCATGGTCGGCTTTCTGCAAATCGGCTTTCCGCTAGGCTGGTTCCTCGCCTCGATGCTCGTGGCGCCGCTGCTCGCGACCTTCGGATGGAGAGCGGTGTTCATGGTCAGCCTGGCCGTGCCGGTGATCGCCGCAATCATCTTCCGGTTTGTCCCTGAGACGCCCGGCTTTGCGCTGGTCAAAGCCAGCGCGGTCAACCGCCGGCCGATGAAAGCGCAGCTTGGCGATCTTTTTTCCCCGCGTTTCCGGACGTTGACGCTTCTGTGCATATTGGCGTTTTTCGCCAAGGGCGGTGCCTATGCCGGGCTGGCTTTCTACATGCCCGCCTTCCTGCACAATGTGCGCGGATATGATGCCTCAGTCGCCGCCCATGTTGTCGGCATCTCTTACGGGATCGGCATTTTCGGCTATCTAAGCGCGTCGGTGGTGGGCGAATTCTTCCTGTCGCGGCGGCTGACGATCGTGATCTGGTCCTGGCTTGGCGCAGCGTCGCTGATCGCGTTCGTCTGGTTGCCGAGCAAGCCGATTGAGGACGTCATTGCCTTTGGGATCATGGCGATTTTCTCCTTCGGCACGTCGGCGATCCTCACCACCTTCGTCCTGGAGCAGTTTCCCACGCGGATGCGCGCGACCGGTGCGGCCTGCGCGTCGGCGTCGGTCAGCCTCGGCTTTGCGGTGCTGCCGGTTGTCGTCGCGATGCTGGTCGGGGAAGTCGGTTGGCAATGGGCGATCAGCCTGTGCGTGACCCCGCTTCTGTTCATCAGCGGTCTGGCCGTGCTGTGGATGCCCGGCGTGTCCGAAGACCTGGAAATCAGGGATTTTTAG
- a CDS encoding SDR family NAD(P)-dependent oxidoreductase has product MMLPLFSLEGRVALVTGAGKGIGRACVESLVAAGAEVIAVARTAGDLEQLRDRFGARVEPWVIDVRDADFLRRIEAMPALHILVNNAGTNAPMPFVDVDPETLAKLVSLNVTAAFQTAQAAVRVMLKAAQPHGVVINMSSQMGHVGSPNRTVYCMTKHAIEGLTKAMAVELAPQGIRVNAIAPTFIETPMTRPMFENPAFAAMVQNNIPLGRVGTVDDVTGALLYLVSDAARMVTGHSLVVDGGWTAQ; this is encoded by the coding sequence ATGATGCTGCCCTTATTTTCTCTGGAAGGCCGCGTGGCGCTGGTGACCGGGGCCGGGAAGGGGATTGGCCGGGCCTGTGTGGAAAGCCTTGTCGCGGCGGGGGCGGAGGTGATCGCGGTCGCCCGCACCGCCGGCGACCTCGAACAGTTGCGGGACCGCTTCGGCGCTCGGGTCGAGCCATGGGTGATCGATGTTCGCGATGCGGACTTTCTGCGCAGAATCGAAGCGATGCCGGCGCTGCATATCCTCGTCAACAATGCGGGCACGAATGCGCCCATGCCGTTTGTCGATGTCGATCCGGAAACCCTCGCCAAGCTGGTGTCGCTCAATGTCACGGCGGCATTCCAGACCGCGCAGGCGGCGGTGCGGGTGATGCTGAAGGCGGCACAGCCGCACGGCGTGGTCATCAACATGTCGTCCCAGATGGGTCATGTCGGATCGCCGAACCGAACCGTATATTGCATGACCAAACATGCCATCGAGGGGCTGACAAAGGCGATGGCGGTCGAATTGGCGCCGCAGGGGATCCGGGTGAATGCGATCGCCCCGACCTTCATCGAAACGCCGATGACCCGGCCCATGTTCGAAAATCCCGCGTTCGCGGCCATGGTGCAAAATAATATCCCGCTCGGGCGCGTCGGCACGGTCGACGATGTGACCGGTGCGCTGCTGTACCTTGTCTCCGATGCAGCGCGCATGGTGACGGGGCACAGCCTGGTTGTCGATGGCGGCTGGACCGCGCAATAG
- a CDS encoding 3-hydroxyacyl-CoA dehydrogenase NAD-binding domain-containing protein, with protein sequence MAPPIACVGSGLVGRSWAIVFARAGYRVQIWDSVSSALDKTLPALCATLNELEKAGAIASASEIAGRITLADSLADAIADSCHVQESVSERLEIKRALFAEMDDIAPARATLGSSTSAIPGSAYMTGLAGSRRCLVVHPVNPPHLIPLVELCPTQETDAETVDRVAALMREVGQKPIILAREIEGFALNRLQWALLCEAMHLIGEGYCTPQDIDAVMTHGLARRWAHLGPLAVGHLNAATGFQGYFDGLGEAIGRVRATLRTDYIPSTETVAKTHAAMDATMPVSDLPRYQAKRDRAILALDRLLRDPG encoded by the coding sequence ATGGCGCCCCCGATCGCCTGTGTGGGGAGCGGCCTCGTCGGTCGCTCCTGGGCCATCGTGTTTGCGCGCGCGGGGTACCGGGTGCAGATCTGGGACAGCGTTTCCTCAGCACTCGACAAGACGTTACCCGCGCTGTGCGCCACGCTGAACGAACTGGAAAAGGCTGGCGCGATTGCCTCGGCGTCCGAGATTGCCGGGCGGATCACGCTGGCGGACAGCCTTGCCGACGCGATTGCCGACTCCTGCCATGTCCAGGAGAGCGTCAGCGAGCGGCTGGAGATCAAGAGGGCACTGTTCGCGGAGATGGACGACATCGCTCCGGCCCGCGCGACGCTTGGCAGTTCGACATCGGCTATTCCGGGATCCGCCTACATGACCGGGCTTGCAGGCAGTCGCCGCTGCCTGGTCGTCCATCCGGTGAACCCACCCCATCTGATCCCGCTGGTCGAACTTTGCCCGACGCAGGAAACCGACGCGGAAACCGTCGATCGCGTCGCGGCGCTGATGCGCGAAGTCGGCCAGAAGCCGATAATTCTGGCCCGGGAAATCGAGGGATTCGCTCTGAACCGGTTGCAATGGGCGTTGCTCTGCGAGGCCATGCACCTGATCGGCGAAGGCTATTGCACCCCGCAGGATATCGACGCGGTGATGACCCACGGGCTGGCAAGGCGCTGGGCGCACCTCGGACCGCTTGCCGTCGGCCACCTCAACGCCGCGACGGGATTCCAGGGATATTTCGACGGCCTGGGCGAAGCCATCGGCCGCGTGCGCGCCACGCTGAGGACCGACTATATACCCTCGACCGAAACCGTCGCCAAAACGCACGCCGCGATGGATGCGACGATGCCGGTGTCCGACCTGCCCCGGTATCAGGCAAAGCGCGATCGCGCGATCCTCGCGCTCGATCGCCTGCTGCGGGACCCGGGCTGA
- a CDS encoding isocitrate lyase/PEP mutase family protein encodes MAHAKLKRMLESGEFFYAPGAQDMIAATVASRHGFDALYASGYWLTASAYGLPDAGIVSYTQMLDRVSLLARQAGDTPVIADADTGYGGLLNVDHTVRGYEAAGVTAIQLEDQEFPKKCGHTPFKRVVPADVMATKIRVAVEARNDPNFLVIARTDALQPEGFEAALARAELYGQAGADIVFVEAMTERDQMQEACRRITKPVIANMASGGQTPILSISELKEIGFACAIFPALSSLAAAAAMDKAYAVLKAEGIATSPDVPLFDFGQFSRMIGFEEVWAFERKWADAQPSDDNAT; translated from the coding sequence ATGGCCCATGCGAAACTGAAGCGGATGCTGGAGTCGGGTGAATTCTTCTACGCGCCTGGCGCGCAGGACATGATCGCGGCCACCGTGGCGTCGCGGCACGGCTTCGACGCCCTGTACGCCAGCGGCTACTGGTTGACGGCGTCCGCCTATGGCCTGCCCGATGCCGGGATCGTCAGCTATACCCAGATGCTCGACCGAGTCAGCCTGCTGGCGCGCCAGGCGGGCGACACGCCTGTGATCGCCGATGCCGACACGGGTTATGGCGGCCTGCTCAACGTCGACCACACGGTGCGCGGCTACGAAGCCGCCGGTGTCACCGCGATCCAGCTCGAAGATCAGGAATTCCCCAAAAAATGCGGTCACACGCCGTTCAAGCGCGTGGTTCCTGCCGATGTTATGGCAACGAAGATCCGCGTCGCGGTCGAAGCCCGAAATGATCCCAATTTCCTGGTCATCGCCCGGACGGATGCGCTGCAACCCGAAGGGTTCGAAGCCGCTCTCGCCCGCGCCGAGCTTTACGGGCAAGCGGGCGCCGACATCGTCTTCGTCGAGGCGATGACCGAGCGCGATCAGATGCAGGAGGCCTGCCGCCGGATCACGAAACCGGTGATCGCCAATATGGCGAGCGGCGGCCAGACTCCGATCCTGTCGATTTCGGAACTCAAGGAAATCGGCTTTGCCTGTGCGATTTTCCCCGCCCTGTCGTCGCTGGCCGCCGCCGCGGCAATGGACAAGGCATATGCCGTGCTCAAGGCCGAAGGCATTGCGACCTCCCCCGACGTGCCGCTATTCGATTTCGGGCAGTTTTCCCGGATGATCGGTTTCGAAGAGGTCTGGGCTTTCGAACGCAAATGGGCGGACGCACAGCCCTCCGACGACAATGCAACCTGA
- the hisD gene encoding histidinol dehydrogenase — protein sequence MPVRYLKQRSVQGAVDRSREVSETVSGILDHIRSEGDDALRVYSERFDRWSPESFRLSEDEIAACVKRMPASVLNDIRFAQEQIRNFAERQLASLNDIEVESRPGVFLGHRNLPMNSVGCYIPGGKYPLVASAHMGVVTARVAGVKRVIASAPAFQGEVHPAIVAALYLAGADEIYSLGGVQAIGAMALGTQSIAPVDMIVGPGNAFVMEAKRQVFGQVGIDLLAGPTETLIIADDSCDAEMAAADLLGQAEHGPDSPAILLTNSPALAGGIQAEIDRQLARLETRDIAGRAWADYGEIILCDTLDEMVAEADRIASEHVQVLTAEPQYFLDRMTNYGALFLGHRTNVSYGDKVIGTNHTLPTRRAARYTGGLWVGKFIKTCTYQRIETDAASVEIGEYCSRLCALEGFAGHKEQADLRIRRYGKVATENAASVEG from the coding sequence ATGCCCGTACGCTATCTCAAGCAGCGGTCTGTTCAGGGGGCCGTGGACCGTTCGCGGGAAGTCAGCGAAACAGTGTCGGGCATTCTCGACCATATCCGCAGCGAGGGGGATGACGCCCTTCGCGTCTACTCCGAGCGTTTCGATCGCTGGTCGCCGGAGAGCTTCCGCCTGTCGGAGGACGAGATCGCGGCCTGCGTCAAGCGGATGCCGGCCTCGGTTCTCAACGACATCCGGTTTGCCCAGGAACAGATCCGCAATTTCGCCGAGCGCCAGCTCGCGTCGCTGAACGACATCGAAGTGGAATCGCGGCCCGGTGTATTCCTCGGCCATCGCAACCTGCCGATGAACAGCGTCGGCTGCTATATCCCGGGCGGGAAATATCCGCTGGTCGCGTCGGCGCATATGGGCGTCGTCACCGCGCGTGTGGCCGGGGTGAAGCGCGTCATCGCATCGGCGCCTGCCTTTCAGGGGGAGGTGCACCCGGCGATCGTCGCGGCGCTATATCTCGCCGGTGCGGATGAAATCTACAGCCTTGGCGGCGTGCAGGCGATCGGTGCCATGGCGCTGGGCACCCAGAGCATTGCGCCGGTCGACATGATCGTCGGCCCGGGTAACGCCTTCGTGATGGAAGCGAAGCGGCAGGTATTCGGCCAGGTCGGCATCGACCTTCTCGCCGGGCCTACCGAAACGCTGATCATCGCGGACGACAGTTGTGACGCCGAGATGGCCGCCGCCGACCTGTTGGGCCAGGCGGAGCATGGGCCGGACTCGCCGGCCATTCTCCTTACCAATTCGCCGGCGCTGGCCGGCGGCATTCAGGCGGAGATCGATCGTCAGCTCGCCAGGCTGGAGACGCGCGACATCGCCGGCCGCGCCTGGGCGGATTATGGCGAGATCATCCTGTGCGACACGCTCGACGAAATGGTCGCCGAAGCCGATCGTATCGCGTCCGAGCACGTCCAGGTATTGACCGCCGAACCGCAATATTTTCTGGACCGCATGACCAACTATGGCGCGCTGTTCCTCGGTCACCGCACCAACGTCTCCTATGGCGACAAGGTGATCGGGACCAACCACACGCTGCCCACGCGCCGGGCCGCGCGCTATACCGGCGGCCTGTGGGTGGGCAAGTTCATCAAGACCTGCACCTATCAGCGCATCGAAACCGATGCGGCCTCTGTCGAGATCGGCGAATATTGTTCGCGCCTTTGCGCGCTCGAAGGGTTCGCCGGCCACAAGGAGCAGGCCGACCTTCGCATCAGGCGGTACGGCAAGGTCGCCACCGAGAACGCAGCTTCTGTTGAAGGGTGA
- a CDS encoding hydantoinase/oxoprolinase family protein has translation MRLGIDVGGTFTDLLLHDDKRGRTFRAKTPSTPEDQSIGILNGIRLICDIAKIKPQEIDVILHGTTVATNAILEGKGARVGLLVTEGFEYTLHLAKSWTPGPLFGWIIMDKPAPLASLDDTGAIRERLDMRGEVIEALDVEQATQTIHALCGSGIEALSICLMHSYANPAHEQALKAIVEAHYPDLPVSLSSDILPEFREYDRAITTVMNDYVRPIMRRYLSRIENRLKQEGINSHLHIVRSDGGLMSAEAASERPVHTVLSGPAGGVTSTVVLAQATGRERLLAFDMGGTSTDVAVIMDGKATISRSTEVGYFPAKVPTLEVRSVGAGGGSIADVSPLTGSLRVGPRSAGAQPGPVCYSRGGTEPTVSDANAVLGYLPPKLVGGDMALDIDAARTAIGRAIADPLGLSIDDAAKGMLAIANEVMLGALRVITVQRGLDPRDFGIVAFGGAGPLHANAMAAVLGCYPVVVPTNPGVLSALGFVQSEFKNEFVQTFIHRADRIDPANLRDRFGALTAKAKDWLDSQDIAQVDRRLHFTLDLRYEQQGFEVEVPIAQDAALSGDLSVALAAFHEKHERTYGVRFEVPVELVALRLTATGVTEPVAVEEKAPSGGTIEDALIEYRPGYFGDTWVDTPNYDREKLDPGMRIQGPAIVRQYDTTTVLLPNHWAEIDDHRNILIWPTEKN, from the coding sequence ATGAGACTGGGTATCGACGTCGGAGGAACCTTCACGGACCTCCTTTTGCATGATGACAAGCGGGGTCGGACGTTCCGTGCGAAAACCCCTTCGACCCCGGAAGATCAATCGATCGGCATCCTGAACGGGATCCGGTTGATCTGCGATATCGCGAAGATCAAGCCGCAGGAAATCGACGTTATTCTGCACGGCACGACCGTTGCGACCAACGCGATCCTCGAAGGCAAAGGCGCACGCGTCGGCCTGCTGGTGACCGAGGGCTTCGAATATACGCTGCACTTGGCCAAGTCCTGGACGCCGGGTCCGCTGTTCGGCTGGATCATCATGGACAAGCCGGCGCCGCTGGCCTCGCTGGATGATACCGGGGCAATCCGGGAGCGCCTGGATATGCGGGGCGAGGTCATCGAAGCGCTGGACGTCGAACAGGCGACGCAGACGATCCACGCCCTTTGCGGTTCCGGGATCGAGGCGCTCAGCATCTGCCTGATGCACAGCTATGCCAATCCGGCCCATGAGCAGGCGCTGAAGGCGATCGTCGAGGCGCATTATCCCGATCTGCCGGTCTCGCTGTCGTCGGACATCCTGCCCGAGTTTCGCGAATATGACCGCGCGATCACCACGGTGATGAACGATTATGTCCGGCCCATCATGCGCCGCTATCTGTCGCGGATCGAGAATCGCCTGAAGCAGGAGGGCATCAACAGCCACCTGCATATCGTGCGATCCGACGGTGGCCTGATGAGCGCGGAAGCGGCGTCGGAACGACCTGTACATACCGTACTGTCGGGCCCTGCCGGCGGGGTGACGAGCACGGTCGTGTTGGCGCAGGCGACCGGACGCGAACGCCTGCTGGCATTCGATATGGGTGGCACGTCGACCGACGTCGCGGTCATCATGGACGGCAAGGCGACGATTTCGCGTTCGACCGAGGTCGGCTATTTCCCCGCCAAGGTGCCGACGCTGGAAGTTCGCAGCGTTGGCGCGGGCGGTGGATCGATCGCCGATGTTTCGCCGCTGACAGGGTCGCTTCGCGTCGGCCCGCGCAGCGCCGGAGCGCAGCCAGGGCCGGTATGCTATAGCCGCGGCGGCACCGAGCCGACGGTCAGCGATGCCAATGCCGTGCTGGGCTATCTGCCGCCCAAGCTGGTCGGCGGCGACATGGCGCTGGATATCGACGCAGCGCGCACCGCGATCGGACGGGCGATCGCCGACCCGCTTGGTCTGTCGATCGACGATGCGGCCAAGGGTATGCTCGCCATCGCGAACGAAGTGATGCTGGGCGCGCTTCGTGTCATCACGGTTCAGCGCGGGCTCGATCCGCGCGACTTTGGCATTGTCGCCTTTGGCGGTGCCGGACCGCTGCACGCCAATGCCATGGCGGCGGTGCTGGGTTGCTATCCGGTTGTCGTGCCCACCAACCCGGGCGTTCTGTCGGCGCTGGGTTTCGTGCAGTCGGAGTTCAAGAACGAGTTCGTCCAGACCTTCATCCACAGGGCCGATCGGATCGACCCGGCCAATCTTCGCGACCGGTTCGGTGCGCTGACGGCCAAGGCGAAGGACTGGCTGGACAGCCAGGACATCGCCCAGGTCGACCGGCGGCTGCACTTCACGCTCGATCTGCGCTACGAACAGCAAGGCTTCGAGGTCGAGGTGCCGATCGCGCAGGATGCCGCCCTGTCCGGCGATCTGTCGGTTGCGCTGGCCGCTTTCCATGAGAAGCATGAACGCACCTATGGCGTTCGTTTCGAGGTTCCGGTCGAGCTTGTCGCGCTGCGATTGACGGCGACCGGCGTGACCGAACCGGTAGCGGTCGAGGAAAAGGCGCCTTCGGGAGGCACGATCGAGGACGCATTGATCGAATATCGTCCGGGCTATTTCGGCGACACGTGGGTCGACACGCCCAATTATGATCGCGAAAAGCTTGATCCGGGAATGCGCATTCAGGGTCCCGCGATCGTCCGCCAATATGACACGACGACGGTGCTTCTGCCCAACCACTGGGCGGAAATCGATGACCATCGCAATATCCTGATCTGGCCGACCGAGAAGAACTGA